Proteins encoded by one window of Branchiostoma floridae strain S238N-H82 chromosome 6, Bfl_VNyyK, whole genome shotgun sequence:
- the LOC118417862 gene encoding sulfotransferase 1C4-like produces the protein MPTYKERGVMFPSDVVPRSNLELLKTFDIRDDDIMLITYPKTGSWWLHQVVKQIMAQQGVQDEKYLGDFPNFIEMTLRDKGPVAEMIKTAPSPRVLATHLPVEFLPPGLLGSKAKIVVLMRNPKDTAVSTFHFWQKIPDVKTPESWESFAEQFLAGDCLWGPFYDHALGYWKLKDKHNILFLKYEDMKKDLPAEVKKLCSFLEKPLSDEKVQTVVGATQFDSMKKTVGEKRQMFTRKGVIGDWKNNFSDDQSRAYDEQYRERLSNTGLEFQFE, from the exons ATGCCTACCTACAAGGAGAGAGGCGTCATGTTTCCCAGTGACGTTGTGCCACGTTCCAACCTGGAACTCCTGAAAACCTTTGACATCAGAGACGACGACATCATGTTGATCACCTACCCCAAAACCG GCAGCTGGTGGCTCCATCAAGTAGTGAAACAGATTATGGCCCAACAGGGAGTTCAAGATGAGAAGTATTTGGGAGACTTTCCCAACTTTATTGAGATGACCTTGCGTGATAAAGGACCTGTGGCGGAAATGATCAAAACTGCACCTTCTCCTCGAGTTCTGGCGACGCATCTACCAGTGGAATTCCTCCCGCCTGGCTTGCTCGGTTCCAAGGCGAAG ATAGTCGTGTTGATGAGGAATCCCAAGGACACTGCGGTCTCGACCTTCCATTTCTGGCAGAAAATTCCTGACGTAAAGACGCCTGAATCTTGGGAGAGCTTCGCTGAACAGTTCCTTGCTGGCGACT GTCTGTGGGGGCCTTTCTACGACCATGCCTTGGGGTACTGGAAGCTTAAGGACAAGCACAACATTCTCTTCCTGaagtatgaagatatgaaaaag GACCTGCCAGCGGAAGTGAAGAAGCTCTGCTCCTTCCTGGAAAAGCCGCTGAGTGACGAGAAGGTACAGACAGTGGTCGGTGCTACCCAGTTCGACTCCATGAAAAAGACCGTGGGAGAAAAGAGACAGATGTTTACAAGAAAGG GAGTCATCGGAGACTGGAAGAACAACTTCAGTGACGACCAGAGCCGAGCTTATGATGAGCAGTACCGTGAGAGGCTGTCCAACACTGGGCTGGAATTTCAATTTGAGTAA
- the LOC118417860 gene encoding sulfotransferase 6B1-like yields the protein MVIRLKKISLFSFQTLSTIHILTRAAMSTYKERGVMFLTDVVPRSNLELLKTFDIRDDDIMLITYPKAGTWWLHQVVKQILAAQGVKDEKYLGNIPNLIASTVPGKGPLAELFKTAPSPRVLATHVPVEFLPDGLLGSKAKIVVLMRNPKDTTVSMFHFSHKVPKLPTPESWDSFVQQFLTGDCPCGPFYDHVLGYWKLKDQPNILFLKYEDMKKDLPAEVKKLCSFLEKPLSDEEVQAVVGATQFDSMKKTLGERGQRNTRKGVIGDWKNYFSDDQSRAYDEQYRERLSNTGLEFQFE from the exons ATGGTTATCAGACTgaaaaaaatctctttattcaGCTTTCAGACCCTGTCGACAATCCACATACTCACAAGAGCAGCCATGTCTACCTACAAGGAGAGAGGGGTCATGTTTCTAACTGACGTTGTGCCACGTTCCAACCTGGAACTCCTAAAAACTTTTGACATCAGAGACGACGACATCATGTTGATCACCTACCCCAAAGCTG GCACTTGGTGGCTCCATCAAGTGGTGAAACAGATTCTGGCCGCACAGGGAGTTAAAGATGAGAAGTATTTGGGAAACATACCCAACCTTATCGCATCAACAGTGCCTGGAAAAGGCCCTCTGGCGGAACTCTTCAAAACTGCACCTTCTCCTCGGGTACTGGCGACTCACGTACCAGTGGAATTTCTCCCGGATGGTTTGCTCGGTTCCAAGGCGAAG ATAGTCGTCTTGATGAGGAATCCCAAGGACACCACGGTCTCCATGTTCCACTTCTCGCACAAAGTTCCTAAACTACCGACGCCTGAATCTTGGGATAGCTTCGTTCAACAGTTCCTTACTGGCGACT GTCCATGTGGGCCTTTCTACGACCACGTCCTGGGGTACTGGAAGCTTAAGGACCAGCCCAACATTCTCTTCCTGAAGTATGAGGATATGAAGAAG GACCTGCCGGCGGAAGTGAAGAAGCTCTGCTCCTTCCTTGAAAAGCCGCTGAGTGACGAAGAGGTACAAGCAGTGGTCGGTGCGACCCAGTTCGACTCCATGAAGAAGACTTTGGGAGAAAGAGGACAAAGGAATACAAGGAAGG GAGTCATCGGAGACTGGAAGAACTACTTCAGTGACGACCAGAGCCGAGCTTATGATGAGCAGTACCGTGAGAGGCTGTCCAACACTGGGCTGGAATTTCAATTTGAGTGA